TCGCGACTCAATGTCGGACTGCCCTACGTGCCACCAACCGGTTCCTTCCCAGGCGATCGTCTGTCCCCATTGCCAAACGCTCCTGAAAGCCTTCGGTCATCCCGGCATTCCCCTCCATCGCACTGAGACGGATGCCTACCTTTGCCCGAGTTGTGTCTACGAGGCAGATGATACCTGTACCTTTCCCCAACGTCCCTATGCGCGGGTATGTACCCTGTATGTAAGCCAACAACAACAGCAAGCCTGGCTAGCCCAGGGCAATCGCCCCCGCTCCTCGGCAAGACCTCGCCTCGGCCCCGTCTGGTGGATTGCTCTCGGACTGCTGGGGGTTAGTTTAGTGCTAGCCTTGCGTTGAGTTGCCCCACCGGACACGCTAGGCAGGGAGGGGTTACGAAAGGTTAAGCGGGATATTAACCTAAATAAAGATTCGGACAAAGCAATCCGCGCACAGTCGTTTGTCCCGAAAGTGATCCCACTCAAGGGATAGACCAGCAGATCGATCACCCTTGATAGAAATTAGGTATGGAGATATTTACCCTAAACCAACTGCCTTTGTGGAGTGGTGCCGACGGCTAATATGACCCCTGCCAGAACCATTTGTCTTGGCTTCCTAGCGGTAATTAGCTTAGGGACCCTGTTGTTATGCCTGCCGATCGCCCATGCGCATGGGGGGTGGGGCAATCCCCTCGTTGCCCTCTTTACCGCCACCTCTGCTGTGTGTGTTACTGGTCTCTCGGTGGTGGATATCAGTAGTTACTACAGCTTTTGGGGCCAGTTGTG
This DNA window, taken from Trichothermofontia sichuanensis B231, encodes the following:
- a CDS encoding zinc ribbon domain-containing protein translates to MSDCPTCHQPVPSQAIVCPHCQTLLKAFGHPGIPLHRTETDAYLCPSCVYEADDTCTFPQRPYARVCTLYVSQQQQQAWLAQGNRPRSSARPRLGPVWWIALGLLGVSLVLALR